agagacacacagacacactctCACACACCCATGCAGACTCTCACGCAGACACACTCATGCACAGACACACTCTCAAACACCCAGAGACACACTCACGCCCAGACACACTCACATTCACACACCCACGCAGACGCACTCACATGCAGACACACTGACACGCAGATACACcctcacacatgcacacacactcgCACACACACATTCGCACAGACACTCTCACACCCAGACACACTCTCACTCACACTTGCACACACCCATGCAGACactcacacacagacacactcgCACACACAGACATACTCAcactcacacagacacactcacacagacacactcacacacactcacGCACAGACACACTCACAGactcacagacacacagacacacagacacaatcACAGGCTCACAGACACAATCACACTCACACTCAGACAcactcacacagacacactcacaCTCACGCACAGGCACACTCACAGactcacacagacacactcacaCTCACACACTCATGCACAGACACACTCGCAGAcccacacagacacacacgcacAGACACACTCACAGactcacacagacacactcacaCTCAGACACACTCACAGCCACactcacacacagagacacactcatactcactcacacacactcacgcagacacatgcacagacacactCGCAGACTCACACAGACacgcacagacacacagactcacacagacacactcacaCTCAGACACACGCACAGACATACTCACAGactcacacagacacactcacactcacacttgcacacacagacacacacacacactcatgcacagacacatgcacagacacactCACACTCAGACACACTCGCATACACACAGACATACTCACGCACAGACACACTCACACTCAGACACACTCACAGACTCACTCAGACACACTCACACTCACACTCACACTCACACACTCACAGACACACTCACACTCCCACTCCCACTCAGACACACTCTCTCACCCCCGCACGCAGAcgctccccccccccgcagcccccgccggTGCGCAGGCGCCCGGTGCCCGGTGGGAGCGGGGCGCTGCTCCATCCCCGTCGGGGGCGGCTCCGCCGGTGCCCGCTCggccgcgcccgccccgccgcgctccGGGACAGGCGGGGACGGCGGAGAGCCCGGGGCAGCCCGGCGGCCCGCAGCCGGAGGGGCAGCGGCGTCCCGATGGAAGGAGGCGacgaggcggcggcggcgggggatCCGCGGCCCCGGGCGGCCCCGGACGGGTCTCCCACCGGCGAGGCGCCGCGGCTCAacggggaggcggcggcggcggcgcccgggGACCGCGGCGGGAGCGGCTCCCCCGACGGGGCGGCCGAGACCCCGGGCGCCGAGCGGCGGGACCCCGGTGGGAGACCCCCGGGGGGAGACGGTCTGCCGGGAGGGGAGCCGGGGGACGCGCTCGAGGGCTCCGGGGCGGCCAGCGCGGACCTCGAGGGTGCGGAGGGGGCTCCGGCGGGGACCGAGCCCGGGGAGGCGGTCACGGGGGATAAGGAGCTCGAGGAGGGAGCCCTGGTGGGGAAAGAGCCCGAGGAGGGAGCCCCGGGGGAAAAAGAGCTCGAGGAGGGAGTCCCGGGGGGGAAAGAGCTCGAGGAAGGAGCCCCGGGTAAAAAAGAGCTCGAGGAGGGAGCCCCGGAGGGGAAGGAGCCTGAGGAGGGAGCCCCGGGTAAAAAAGAGCTCGAGGAGGGAGCCCCGGAGGGGAAGGAGCCTGAGGAGGCAGCTCCGGGTGGGAAAGAGCCCGAGGAGGGAGTCCCGGGGGAAAAAGAGCCCGGGGAAGCCGTGGTGACTGCCCCGTCGGGGACAGACCCCGAAGAGGCGGTGAGGGAGGAAGCCCCGTCGGGGACAGGCACCGAGGATGCCGTGGGAGAGGTAATCCCAGAGGGGACAGACACCGAGGAAGCTGTAACGACAGACCCCGAGGGGACAGACCCCGAGGATGTAGTGCGAGAGGCAGTCCCGGAGGGGACAGACCCGGAGGAGGCTGCAGCGACAGCCCCGGAGGGgacagacacagaggacgtGGTGCGGGAGGCAGTCGCAGAGGGGACAGACCCCGAGGAAGCTGAAACGACAGCTCCGGAGGGGACAGACCCCGAGGATGCGGTGCGGGAGGCAGTCCCGGAGGGGACAGACCCCGAGGATGCGGTGCGGGAGGCAGTCCCGGAGGGGACAGACCCCGAGGATGCGGTGCGGGAGGCAGTCCCGGAGGGGACGGATCCCGAGGAAGCTGAAACGACAGCTCCAGAGGGGACAGACCCCGAGGAAGCTGTAACTATAGCTCCGGAGGGAACAGACCCCGAGGATGCAGTGCGGGAGGCACCCCCGGAGGGGACAGTCCCCAGAGATGCAGTGCAGGAGGCAGTCCCGGGGGGGACAGACCCCGAGGAAGCTGAAACGACAGCCCCGTCGGGGACAGACCCCGAGGAAGATGTGCGGGAGGCAATCCCAGAGGGGACAGTCCCCAAAGATGCGGTGCGGGAGGCAGCCCCGGAGGGGACAGACCTCGAGGAGGCGACAGCCCCGACAGGGAGCGAGGTGGCTCCTGAGAGCTGCGGAGAAGCCGAGGTGGCGTTGCCGGCCGGAGGGGAGGCGGATGGCGAAGTCCCGTCACCGGGCAGCCCCGACGGCGAGAACGAAGTGGAGACAGCGGGGCCCGAGCAGGGGACCGCGGTGGCGGTGGTGGCAGGAGCGGGGAGCTCGGCCCCGGGGGCAGGGGAAGGACACGGGTCCCCGGGTCCCCAGGGCAGCGAGTGG
This genomic window from Phaenicophaeus curvirostris isolate KB17595 chromosome 1, BPBGC_Pcur_1.0, whole genome shotgun sequence contains:
- the LOC138718629 gene encoding chloride intracellular channel protein 6-like, translating into MGVVERHLKVMERKKFSEPPPVRRRPVPGGSGALLHPRRGRLRRCPLGRARPAALRDRRGRRRARGSPAARSRRGSGVPMEGGDEAAAAGDPRPRAAPDGSPTGEAPRLNGEAAAAAPGDRGGSGSPDGAAETPGAERRDPGGRPPGGDGLPGGEPGDALEGSGAASADLEGAEGAPAGTEPGEAVTGDKELEEGALVGKEPEEGAPGEKELEEGVPGGKELEEGAPGKKELEEGAPEGKEPEEGAPGKKELEEGAPEGKEPEEAAPGGKEPEEGVPGEKEPGEAVVTAPSGTDPEEAVREEAPSGTGTEDAVGEVIPEGTDTEEAVTTDPEGTDPEDVVREAVPEGTDPEEAAATAPEGTDTEDVVREAVAEGTDPEEAETTAPEGTDPEDAVREAVPEGTDPEDAVREAVPEGTDPEDAVREAVPEGTDPEEAETTAPEGTDPEEAVTIAPEGTDPEDAVREAPPEGTVPRDAVQEAVPGGTDPEEAETTAPSGTDPEEDVREAIPEGTVPKDAVREAAPEGTDLEEATAPTGSEVAPESCGEAEVALPAGGEADGEVPSPGSPDGENEVETAGPEQGTAGKDTGPRVPRAASGTRQIGA